One genomic segment of Hevea brasiliensis isolate MT/VB/25A 57/8 chromosome 3, ASM3005281v1, whole genome shotgun sequence includes these proteins:
- the LOC110663704 gene encoding DNA glycosylase/AP lyase ROS1, whose translation METGRENQKELQMEDSWIPKTPFKPILPKAQVISTNTQGNQLDQTNGLGSKGFSSGCSQESRDRMLRAYLDSAANGNWKAALEAQKGITSDSVETCGGFPTNGTARCNFTSLLALQDQASVTTTSPFGSNRSPINGNYSQESQYNVPSYNLGEPAESKTTSQIIPLTPEKDAIVGCRQVTPMKYVCTEQRENQERNEQENGTATTAVGFQIDKEHQELPKGSLSAVVCTLIKENHNHDKETPQQKPRRRKHRPKVVTEGRPRTRKPVTAKPTPSTESLTLKRKYVRKKPLNNAPKPLPAVCKENTTGKRTYVRKKPLNKASTTPLVGGSEESSNPKALESANKSCRRSLNFDIEAKPGDDSSNCKPNCNKYSQPQTQDVSAGNQPKSTVAIGQGIEVIVKTTQAGIAYDLADSVNQMLKDYTSLPEKQAPSTPLPAKSYPPNGKQNDNSQESHAKAKAQGTAHTVHQNTTQIMLPADTQLPSANPDGSNCRTCTILIDEGKANGSKRKLFSSIKQPDSYCTNPSGIQYNSLPTYQIIFSDILKKKRTEKGQNSTISSTSCVTVAKDIGRTDITCSQKDVRVYPSTSTSNCLMSTPHCTANGILGAYGETGGLQSELQNSDPITSQTERSTKKRARRPTRVQDLVSLTKTARGAMHQTYTARLVPADYNVQQVGDSNRPHACIKALVAELRGTLTTKKRTKKRVFPFNSSSSTTNGEQSNEKIILFKQSQFLAKSLDGPPEVIWSISPVDAIVEQLQLLDINRESGGIAYKEQSTLVPYNIGNEQQNALVLYRRDDTIIPFADSFVPIKKRRPRPKVYLDDETNRVWKLLLGNINSEGIDGTDEEKAKWWKEEREVFRGRANSFIARMHLVQGDRRFSQWKGSVVDSVIGVFLTQNVSDHLSSSAFMSLAAHFPLKSTSNNNPCYEERTSSVIEKPIVCMPDLEAIKWNEMSNQSICDQSSMTLHDPELDEEREVVNSNESSTSSTSIIGSRSDTYYGSMVNRSTTETTKTADIGYIGEKTSATNDAFSSQNSVISSQNSADSPTAQTAERKESFSGNSEAEDLIDVSKFNSWNSSSSFMELLIKAGSNKLFEVQSHGNDSVLSDQNSKDECNETQNAGNDFRMHKTYNVDSPKSSLEASAFVTPSNNCQSRLISNLEGLGFECYKMITEETRCYEISKNSRNSMKEQSSFTSKSASQTTDENNMTVAAQEASASPTPNNPSCSKIQEGKHMTTQTQRKLVEDLHIFGKSQNQMQNKEMQNKLYDPNPGKSLDIVESSSALNPQQKNSQKTTESDLIEQGFSEIKDFNEMNAATRKAKSRRVGKEIREHVDWDALRKQTEANGRKRQRTPNTMDSLDWEAVRCADVNEIANTIKERGMNNMLAERIKNFLNRLVREHGSIDLEWLRDVPPDNAKEYLLSIRGLGLKSVECVRLLTLHHLAFPVDTNVGRIAVRLGWVPLQPLPESLQLHLLELYPVLESIQKYLWPRLCKLDQRTLYELHYQMITFGKVFCTKSKPNCNACPMRGECRHFASAFASARLALPGPEEKGIVSATENRTNEQSPAVMVNHMPLLLPQASEPSEGNQQSEPNQHIEAKYAVSNCEPIVEEPSSPEPECPKVTENDMEDTFCEDPEEIPTIKLNIEEFTQNLQNYMQENMELQEGDMSKALVALTAEAASIPAPKLKNVSRLRTEHQVFELPDSHPLLQGLDKREPDDPCSYLLAIWTPGETANSIQPPESRCKCNSQEYGKLCDEKTCFSCNCIREANSQIVRGTLLIPCRTAMRGSFPLNGTYFQVNEVFADHDSSLNPIDVPRTWIWNLPRRTVYFGTSIPTIFKGLTTEGIQHCFWRGYVCVRGFDQKTRAPRPLIARLHFPASKLNKAKGKNSNDSQIVP comes from the exons ATGGAGACAGGCAGAGAAAACCAAAAAGAGTTGCAGATGGAGGATTCGTGGATTCCGAAAACTCCTTTTAAGCCTATTCTACCAAAAGCGCAGGTGATCTCCACAAACACGCAAGGAAACCAGCTCGACCAAACAAACGGGTTGGGATCAAAGGGATTTTCATCTGGGTGTTCTCAAGAAAGTAGAGATAGAATGTTGAGAGCATATTTAGATTCTGCCGCGAATGGCAACTGGAAGGCAGCTTTAGAAGCTCAAAAGGGCATTACCAGTGACAGCGTTGAAACATGCGGAGGATTTCCCACCAACGGCACAGCCAGATGCAACTTTACATCTCTCTTGGCTCTTCAAGATCAGGCCTCAGTAACCACCACCAGTCCATTTGGATCAAATCGCTCTCCTATAAATGGCAATTACTCGCAGGAATCCCAGT ATAATGTGCCTTCTTACAACCTTGGGGAACCAGCAGAAAGCAAGACCACCTCCCAGATCATTCCCTTAACACCAGAGAAGGACGCAATAGTAGGATGCAGACAAGTCACTCCGATGAAATATGTATGCACAGAACAAAGAGAGAATCAGGAAAGAAATGAGCAGGAGAATGGAACTGCTACGACAGCAGTTGGGTTCCAAATTGACAAAGAACATCAAGAGCTACCAAAAGGTTCATTGTCTGCTGTTGTTTGCACACTAATCAAGGAAAACCACAATCATGATAAGGAAACACCACAACAAAAACCTAGAAGGAGAAAGCACAGGCCAAAAGTAGTCACAGAAGGCAGACCAAGAACTAGAAAACCAGTGACTGCAAAGCCTACTCCTTCCACAGAAAGCCTAACTTTAAAGAGGAAGTATGTGAGAAAGAAACCACTTAACAACGCCCCAAAACCACTCCCAGCAGTATGTAAAGAGAACACAACAGGTAAAAGGACTTACGTGCGAAAGAAACCACTCAATAAAGCCTCAACAACTCCCCTGGTAGGAGGAAGCGAGGAGTCAAGTAATCCAAAAGCACTTGAGTCTGCCAATAAATCTTGCAGAAGGTCCTTAAATTTTGACATTGAAGCGAAACCAGGAGATGACAGCTCCAATTGCAAGCCAAATTGTAACAAATATTCTCAACCACAAACACAAGATGTTAGTGCTGGAAATCAACCAAAATCAACTGTGGCTATTGGGCAAGGAATTGAAGTAATCGTAAAAACCACACAAGCAGGCATTGCATATGATCTTGCTGATTCTGTGAACCAAATGCTTAAAGATTATACCTCATTGCCTGAAAAACAAGCACCAAGCACACCACTTCCTGCAAAGAGTTATCCCCCGAATGGAAAACAGAATGACAATTCCCAAGAGAGCCATGCTAAAGCAAAAGCCCAAGGGACTGCTCATACTGTACATCAGAACACCACACAGATCATGTTGCCAGCTGACACTCAATTGCCATCAGCAAATCCAGACGGCTCCAACTGCAGAACCTGCACAATTTTGATAGATGAAGGAAAAGCAAATGGATCAAAAAGGAAGCTTTTCAGTTCCATTAAACAACCAGATTCCTACTGCACAAATCCATCTGGGATTCAGTACAATTCTTTACCTACATACCAGATAATATTTTCAGACATTTTAAAGAAAAAGAGGACTGAGAAGGGGCAAAATTCAACCATATCCAGCACATCCTGTGTGACTGTTGCAAAAGACATAGGAAGAACAGACATAACATGCTCACAAAAGGATGTCAGAGTATATCCTTCTACATCAACCTCCAACTGTTTGATGTCTACTCCTCATTGTACTGCTAATGGAATTCTCGGTGCATATGGAGAAACAGGAGGTCTTCAGTCTGAACTGCAAAATTCTGACCCCATTACAAGCCAAACAGAGAGGTCAACAAAAAAGAGAGCCCGACGCCCTACTCGAGTTCAAGATTTGGTTTCACTAACCAAAACAGCAAGGGGCGCAATGCATCAAACTTACACAGCCAGACTAGTACCAGCAGATTATAATGTGCAGCAAGTTGGGGACTCCAATAGACCTCACGCATGCATAAAAGCTTTAGTTGCAGAACTGCGTGGAACATTGACAACAAAGAAGAGAACTAAGAAGAGAGTCTTTCCTTTTAATTCCTCATCTTCCACTACAAATGGGGAGCAATCAAATGAAAAAATCATCTTATTCAAACAGAGCCAATTCTTGGCCAAGTCATTAG ATGGTCCTCCAGAAGTGATATGGAGCATATCTCCTGTTGATGCTATAGTTGAGCAATTACAGCTTCTAGACATTAATAGAGAAAGTGGTGGCATTGCATATAAAGAACAGAGTACGCTTGTTCCTTACAATATTGGAAATGAGCAGCAGAATGCACTGGTTCTTTATAGAAGAGATGACACCATTATACCCTTTGCTGATTCATTTGTACCCATCAAGAAACGACGTCCACGGCCTAAAGTTTACCTAGATGACGAAACTAACAGAGTATGGAAACTTCTTCTGGGAAACATCAATAGTGAAGGCATTGATGGAACTGATGAAGAGAAGGCAAAGTGGTGGAAAGAAGAACGAGAAGTGTTCCGTGGGCGTGCAAACTCATTTATAGCACGGATGCATCTTGTACAAG GGGATAGACGCTTCTCTCAATGGAAGGGATCAGTTGTGGACTCAGTGATTGGAGTATTTCTTACTCAAAATGTCTCTGACCATCTTTCTAG TTCTGCATTTATGTCACTTGCTGCACATTTTCCCTTGAAGTCAACAAGTAATAACAATCCATGCTATGAAGAACGGACAAGCTCAGTAATTGAGAAACCAATAGTTTGCATGCCAGATCTAGAAGCCATAAAATGGAATGAGATGTCAAATCAATCAATTTGTGATCAAAGTTCCATGACCCTCCATGACCCTGAGCTTGATGAAGAACGAGAAGTAGTCAACAGCAATGAATCCTCTACAAGCAGTACCAGTATCATTGGCTCTAGAAGTGACACATACTACGGATCAATGGTAAACAGATCAACCACAGAGACCACCAAGACAGCAGATATCGGTTATATAGGAGAAAAGACAAGTGCAACAAATGATGCATTTTCATCCCAAAATTCTGTGATTTCATCCCAAAATTCTGCGGATTCACCAACTGCTCAAACTGCTGAAAGAAAAGAATCCTTCTCAGGGAACTCAGAAGCAGAAGATTTAATTGATGTATCTAAATTTAATAGTTGGAACAGCTCTAGTTCTTTCATGGAGCTTTTAATAAAGGCTGGATCTAACAAGCTATTTGAAGTTCAGAGTCATGGCAACGACAGTGTCTTATCTGATCAGAACTCAAAAGATGAGTGTAACGAAACCCAAAATGCAGGAAATGACTTCCGCATGCATAAGACATACAATGTAGATAGTCCTAAAAGCTCCTTAGAAGCATCTGCATTTGTGACCCCATCCAATAACTGTCAATCGCGTCTTATTTCCAACTTGGAAGGTCTGGGATTTGAGTGCTATAAGATGATCACTGAGGAAACAAGATGTTATGAAATATCAAAGAACAGTAGAAACAGTATGAAAGAACAGAGTTCCTTTACATCAAAATCTGCCAGTCAAACTACAGATGAAAATAATATGACTGTTGCCGCTCAAGAAGCATCAGCATCTCCAACTCCAAATAATCCATCATGCAGCAAGATTCAAGAAGGCAAGCATATGACCACTCAAACTCAAAGAAAGCTTGTTGAAGACCTTCACATTTTTGGCAAATCACAGAATCAGATGCAAAACAAAGAAATGCAGAACAAACTGTATGATCCAAACCCAGGAAAAAGCCTAGATATTGTGGAAAGTAGCAGTGCACTTAATCCACAACAAAAGAATTCACAAAAAACAACAGAATCAGACTTGATTGAACAAGGCTTTTCAGAAATCAAGGATTTTAATGAAATGAATGCTGCCACCAGAAAAGCTAAAAGTAGAAGAGTTGGAAAGGAGATAAGAGAACATGTTGATTGGGATGCCTTGAGAAAACAGACAGAAGCAAATGGGAGGAAAAGACAAAGAACACCGAACACAATGGACTCATTGGACTGGGAAGCTGTTAGATGTGCAGATGTTAATGAGATTGCCAACACAATCAAAGAGCGCGGAATGAACAACATGCTTGCAGAACGTATAAAG AATTTTCTTAATCGACTGGTTAGAGAACACGGAAGCATTGATCTGGAATGGCTGAGAGATGTTCCACCAGACAACGCAAA AGAGTACCTACTAAGCATAAGGGGATTGGGACTGAAAAGTGTGGAGTGTGTACGGCTTCTGACACTTCACCATCTTGCTTTTCCA GTTGACACAAATGTTGGACGTATAGCTGTACGATTGGGCTGGGTCCCTCTTCAGCCACTGCCTGAATCACTTCAGTTGCACCTTCTAGAGCT GTATCCGGTGCTGGAATCAATTCAAAAATATCTTTGGCCCCGACTGTGCAAGCTTGACCAGAGAACACT GTATGAACTACATTACCAGATGATCACTTTTGGAAAG GTATTCTGTACCAAAAGCAAACCCAATTGTAACGCCTGTCCAATGCGAGGAGAATGCAGACACTTTGCGAGTGCGTTTGCAAG TGCAAGACTTGCCCTACCAGGGCCAGAGGAAAAAGGTATAGTGAGCGCAACTGAAAACAGGACAAATGAGCAAAGCCCTGCTGTGATGGTCAATCATATGCCGCTGCTGCTACCCCAGGCCAGTGAACCATCAGAAGGAAATCAGCAGTCAGAACCCAACCAACATATAGAAGCAAAATATGCAGTCAGTAATTGTGAACCTATTGTTGAAGAGCCATCATCACCAGAACCAGAATGCCCAAAAGTAACAGAAAATGATATGGAGGATACCTTCTGTGAGGATCCTGAAGAAATTCCTACAATCAAGCTGAATATTGAAGAGTTCACTCAAAATTTGCAGAACTACATGCAAGAAAATATGGAACTTCAAGAAGGTGATATGTCAAAAGCCTTAGTTGCTTTGACAGCAGAAGCAGCTTCTATTCCTGCGCCCAAGCTTAAGAACGTAAGTCGGCTGCGGACAGAGCACCAAGT ATTCGAACTTCCAGATTCCCACCCTCTCCTGCAAGGG TTGGATAAACGAGAACCTGATGATCCATGCTCTTACCTTCTTGCCATATGGACACCAG GTGAAACAGCAAATTCCATTCAGCCACCTGAAAGTAGGTGCAAGTGCAACTCCCAAGAATATGGCAAACTGTGTGATGAGAAGACATGTTTCTCTTGCAACTGTATACGGGAAGCAAATTCACAAATTGTTCGGGGGACACTTTTG ATACCATGTCGAACAGCAATGAGAGGGAGCTTTCCCCTCAATGGCACATATTTTCAAGTTAATGAG GTATTTGCAGACCATGATTCTAGCTTGAATCCAATTGATGTTCCCAGAACTTGGATATGGAACCTACCAAGACGAACAGTGTACTTTGGGacatcaataccaacaatttttaaAG GTTTGACAACAGAAGGTATTCAACACTGTTTTTGGAGAG GATATGTTTGTGTGAGAGGATTCGACCAGAAGACAAGGGCACCTCGCCCTTTGATAGCCAGGCTGCATTTCCCAGCCAGCAAGTTAAACAAGGCAAAAGGCAAGAACTCTAATGATTCGCAGATAGTGCCTTAA